A genomic window from Armatimonadota bacterium includes:
- a CDS encoding tetratricopeptide repeat protein, producing MPSKKRKKKEAVSSSVPVANRQVIALCIVLLACALLRVAYLVQYKANVPYYSGLIVDSQYYDDWAQRIARGIGYGSKPFYLAPLYPYFLALIYMGVGRNFTVVYAFQAVLGVLNLALVYLIGRRLFGHISGLLAIIILTLYAPLMFFEAKILSETLAITLSLASVLILLKAVDKPAAWKYLVVGFALGLTAVCRPTALLTAILVLGWLWWSRVEKRQSAAAWVLIGLMVPLLFVAGRNQFIGKDFALISTNVGVTFAQGNNAQADGACMVVLPGFTGSIMDQQAEEIAIASRRLGRQLKPSEASAYWLKQGLRFIWEKPLLFAKLTGRRLIWSLHNQESPCSYNLYLEKQLVPFLRWLPVPFALIFGLGFFGFLRSLAEKAKKEAMLVSLYVLSTFIVLLAFFVTSRYRLPAVPFLGIFAGYGLAEMVNYWRERSITVFAIALCCLVGAFLPSLVPYPIPHVTPEAPVDLGVSYLINGQIDKAIQQFREALKMKPGFAVAHKNLGEAFLRQGRLREAEAEYKKAISINPSDWSAYFGLGMALARQQKFAEAIPSFAKSLRLNPFNAEAHNNLAVALFVTGDYSGAWREVRLCHENGGTCDPSFIRALTSMMPEPE from the coding sequence ATGCCGAGTAAGAAGCGCAAGAAGAAAGAGGCCGTTTCAAGTAGCGTACCTGTTGCTAACAGGCAAGTTATAGCTTTATGTATCGTGCTCCTGGCGTGTGCACTGCTCCGAGTTGCCTATCTTGTTCAATACAAGGCTAACGTTCCATATTACTCTGGCTTAATAGTGGACTCACAGTATTATGATGATTGGGCGCAAAGGATAGCAAGAGGAATAGGATATGGCTCAAAGCCTTTCTATCTTGCACCGCTTTACCCGTATTTTCTCGCATTAATCTATATGGGCGTTGGTCGAAATTTTACTGTTGTTTACGCTTTCCAAGCAGTGCTTGGTGTATTGAATTTGGCGCTTGTTTATTTGATAGGGCGTCGGCTATTCGGCCATATCTCAGGCTTGCTTGCTATTATTATCCTTACTCTTTATGCACCCCTGATGTTTTTCGAGGCCAAAATACTGAGCGAGACTTTAGCTATTACCCTGAGCCTAGCATCTGTACTAATTTTGCTAAAAGCGGTGGATAAACCTGCCGCTTGGAAGTACTTGGTAGTTGGCTTTGCTCTAGGATTGACTGCGGTCTGCAGGCCAACCGCGCTTCTCACGGCAATTTTGGTGCTTGGCTGGCTTTGGTGGTCGCGGGTCGAGAAAAGGCAAAGTGCTGCCGCTTGGGTGCTTATTGGGCTTATGGTTCCGTTACTCTTTGTCGCGGGGCGCAATCAGTTCATAGGCAAAGACTTTGCTCTCATCTCAACGAACGTAGGAGTTACATTCGCTCAAGGAAATAATGCGCAAGCAGATGGGGCATGCATGGTGGTTCTGCCGGGCTTTACTGGCTCGATAATGGACCAGCAGGCTGAGGAGATAGCAATAGCGAGTAGAAGGCTTGGTCGGCAACTTAAACCTTCAGAGGCATCGGCATATTGGCTTAAACAGGGGCTAAGGTTTATTTGGGAAAAGCCGCTCTTGTTTGCCAAGCTTACTGGTCGTAGGTTGATTTGGTCCCTCCACAATCAAGAATCTCCATGTAGCTATAACTTGTATCTTGAGAAGCAGCTTGTTCCATTTCTGCGATGGTTGCCTGTGCCTTTTGCACTCATTTTTGGGCTGGGTTTCTTTGGTTTTTTGCGGTCTCTTGCGGAGAAAGCCAAAAAAGAAGCCATGCTTGTCTCGTTGTATGTGCTTTCCACGTTTATTGTGCTTTTAGCTTTCTTTGTCACGTCTCGTTACCGCCTTCCTGCCGTGCCTTTTCTAGGAATTTTCGCTGGCTATGGGCTTGCAGAAATGGTGAATTATTGGCGCGAACGCAGCATAACGGTGTTTGCAATTGCACTATGCTGTTTGGTTGGCGCTTTTCTCCCATCGCTCGTGCCCTATCCAATCCCGCATGTGACACCTGAGGCGCCCGTGGACCTTGGAGTGAGTTATCTGATAAACGGACAAATCGATAAGGCAATCCAGCAGTTTAGAGAAGCTCTCAAAATGAAGCCTGGTTTTGCGGTTGCCCATAAGAATCTTGGGGAAGCATTTCTTCGGCAAGGTAGGCTTCGGGAAGCTGAGGCAGAGTACAAGAAAGCTATTAGTATCAATCCAAGCGATTGGTCTGCCTATTTCGGGCTTGGGATGGCGCTTGCTCGACAGCAAAAATTCGCCGAAGCCATACCAAGTTTTGCCAAGTCACTTCGCCTTAACCCGTTCAACGCTGAGGCACACAATAACCTGGCGGTTGCGCTCTTTGTTACAGGTGATTACTCAGGTGCATGGCGCGAAGTCCGCCTTTGTCATGAAAATGGTGGAACATGTGATCCTTCTTTTATCCGGGCACTCACGAGCATGATGCCGGAGCCCGAGTAA
- the pruA gene encoding L-glutamate gamma-semialdehyde dehydrogenase, with the protein MKRPEFRNEAFQDFSNPETREKMQKAIAEVEKTFGREYDLVIGGKHLKAKDQFASHNPSNPDEVLGLFQLGTPEIGIKAIEAALKAFETWRFTPAEKRAEFCFRLADKLRQKRNMFAAWLILEVGKSWVEADADIAEAIDLVEFYGHEALRYGEPQPVTPYPGEVPSLRYIPLGVGVVIPPWNFPVAIMAGMTTAAFAAGNTVVLKPSSQAPGCATKFVELLEELDLPPGVVNLVTGPGGKLGEALVAHPKTRFISFTGSKEVGLRINELAARHQPGQIWIKRVVAEMGGKNAIIVDSEANLASAIEGVTVSAYGYQGQKCSACSRAIVLKEVYDDFVEGLVERVKKITVGDVRNPDNYMGPVISLDAMSTILDYIEIGNREGKLILGGKKIEELPGYFIEPTIFEGVDRNAVIAQEEIFGPVLAIIKAKNFDDALDIANCTEYGLTGSVYSTNRKKLEKAADLFHVGNLYFNRKSTGAMVGAHPFGGFNMSGTDSKAGGRDYLLLFSQAKSISEKIA; encoded by the coding sequence ATGAAACGACCCGAGTTTAGAAACGAAGCATTCCAAGACTTCTCGAACCCTGAGACTCGCGAGAAAATGCAAAAAGCGATTGCAGAGGTAGAAAAAACATTTGGCCGTGAATATGACTTAGTAATCGGCGGCAAGCATCTTAAAGCTAAAGACCAATTCGCCTCACACAATCCATCCAATCCCGACGAAGTGCTTGGCCTTTTTCAACTAGGCACGCCAGAAATTGGCATTAAAGCAATTGAGGCGGCGCTAAAGGCATTCGAGACATGGCGGTTCACTCCGGCAGAAAAAAGAGCAGAATTTTGTTTCCGCCTGGCCGACAAACTTCGCCAAAAGAGAAACATGTTCGCCGCTTGGCTCATTCTTGAGGTCGGAAAATCATGGGTTGAAGCAGATGCCGACATTGCAGAAGCCATTGACTTAGTCGAATTTTATGGCCATGAGGCGTTAAGATATGGTGAACCTCAGCCAGTGACCCCTTATCCTGGCGAGGTACCCAGCCTCCGCTACATTCCGCTCGGCGTTGGGGTTGTAATACCACCATGGAACTTTCCTGTCGCAATAATGGCAGGTATGACGACAGCAGCCTTTGCCGCAGGAAACACAGTAGTACTAAAACCATCAAGTCAAGCTCCGGGCTGTGCAACCAAATTCGTGGAGTTATTGGAAGAGCTGGACCTACCGCCAGGGGTAGTGAATCTCGTCACTGGTCCCGGTGGAAAACTAGGTGAAGCGCTTGTGGCGCACCCGAAAACCAGGTTCATCTCATTCACCGGTTCAAAGGAAGTTGGCCTTAGGATAAACGAACTTGCTGCCAGGCACCAACCTGGACAGATATGGATTAAACGCGTAGTTGCCGAGATGGGAGGAAAGAATGCCATCATCGTTGACAGCGAGGCAAACCTAGCTTCGGCTATCGAGGGTGTAACGGTTTCCGCATACGGCTATCAGGGTCAAAAATGCTCCGCGTGCTCACGTGCCATCGTGCTAAAGGAAGTATATGACGACTTTGTAGAAGGCCTTGTTGAGCGCGTGAAAAAAATTACCGTAGGCGACGTCAGAAATCCTGATAATTACATGGGGCCAGTAATCAGCTTGGATGCCATGTCTACAATACTTGACTACATTGAGATTGGCAATCGTGAGGGGAAACTAATACTCGGTGGCAAGAAAATTGAGGAGCTGCCCGGCTACTTTATTGAACCCACGATTTTTGAGGGAGTCGACCGAAACGCCGTTATAGCCCAAGAAGAAATATTTGGCCCAGTGCTTGCAATTATCAAAGCCAAGAATTTCGACGATGCTCTCGATATCGCAAATTGCACAGAATATGGACTCACTGGGTCTGTTTATTCGACTAACAGAAAGAAATTGGAGAAGGCAGCCGATTTGTTCCACGTAGGGAATCTTTACTTCAATCGGAAGTCAACAGGCGCAATGGTTGGAGCACATCCCTTCGGTGGATTCAATATGTCCGGCACAGATTCAAAAGCCGGGGGACGTGACTATTTGCTTTTGTTCAGCCAGGCAAAGAGCATATCTGAGAAGATAGCCTAA
- a CDS encoding glucose-6-phosphate isomerase, whose protein sequence is MENTITVDIGHLINAQDTTNFLSESEIRNLAENNASAFEEVRTSLQDYSLPISRAWTSGSTIQETKLVAQELREKYQNILLIGIGGSTLGFRSTLQFLKGPFYNLIGSPRMFVLDNVDAVLAEQLADLLDFRKTALVYISKSGSTPEPAANFLYFYKRYKDAGGNPSDIVIICDKKDNGINHIAQELGCHLLHIPGDLPGRYSVLSPAGLLPAELVGIDSDGLVKGATKIHEAIVGKDNIENAILMLGSALAALADKGKKIHVLFNYGNVLSEFGLWFEQLWAESLGKETSITGEVVHSGTTPFAALGATDQHSVLQLFKEGPNDKVYGFVTIDSWPASTKLTNEFPSEVEYAYFGGHTLSDLLKVEQLSTEMSLVKAGRPCYRLILRDISEPTIGGLFYFMETLTIFVAKLWHVNPFNQPGVEEGKNMTYALMGRADFASKRQEYEKALETFMNQSYPLTL, encoded by the coding sequence ATGGAAAACACAATAACCGTAGACATTGGTCACTTAATCAATGCACAAGATACTACAAATTTCCTCTCCGAATCCGAAATACGCAACCTCGCTGAAAATAACGCTTCCGCCTTTGAAGAAGTACGGACATCGCTGCAAGACTATTCTCTTCCAATCAGTCGAGCCTGGACCTCGGGCTCCACGATTCAAGAGACGAAACTGGTTGCCCAAGAATTAAGAGAGAAGTATCAGAACATACTTCTGATTGGCATCGGCGGCTCAACCCTCGGATTCAGGTCAACGCTTCAATTCCTAAAAGGGCCTTTCTACAATCTCATTGGCTCGCCTCGCATGTTCGTGCTCGACAATGTGGACGCCGTTTTGGCAGAACAGCTGGCTGATTTACTTGATTTTAGAAAGACAGCCTTGGTGTATATAAGTAAATCAGGCTCCACGCCCGAACCTGCTGCAAATTTCTTGTATTTCTATAAAAGGTATAAGGACGCTGGCGGGAATCCCTCCGATATAGTCATCATTTGCGACAAAAAAGACAACGGAATCAATCACATAGCGCAGGAACTCGGGTGCCATCTATTGCATATTCCAGGTGACCTTCCCGGCAGATATAGTGTACTTTCACCAGCGGGCCTCCTACCCGCTGAACTCGTAGGCATTGACTCCGATGGCCTGGTAAAAGGTGCAACAAAAATACATGAGGCAATAGTTGGCAAAGACAACATTGAAAATGCAATTCTAATGTTAGGGTCAGCCCTTGCGGCACTTGCAGACAAAGGTAAGAAAATTCATGTTTTATTTAACTACGGCAATGTGCTTTCGGAATTTGGGCTGTGGTTTGAACAACTTTGGGCAGAAAGCCTGGGCAAAGAGACTTCAATAACAGGGGAAGTTGTTCATTCAGGTACAACTCCTTTTGCGGCGCTTGGTGCAACAGACCAACATTCCGTTCTACAATTGTTCAAAGAGGGGCCGAACGACAAAGTCTACGGCTTCGTCACCATTGATTCATGGCCCGCCTCCACCAAACTGACAAATGAATTCCCTTCTGAAGTCGAGTATGCCTATTTCGGGGGCCACACGCTCAGCGATTTGCTCAAAGTAGAGCAGCTTTCAACCGAGATGAGCCTTGTAAAAGCTGGCCGGCCTTGTTACCGACTGATACTCCGCGACATCTCCGAACCAACCATTGGCGGCCTATTCTATTTCATGGAGACGCTAACCATATTCGTAGCAAAGCTCTGGCATGTCAATCCATTTAATCAACCGGGCGTAGAGGAAGGCAAAAACATGACTTACGCCCTTATGGGACGGGCGGACTTTGCATCAAAGCGGCAGGAATATGAAAAAGCGTTGGAAACATTCATGAATCAAAGTTACCCATTGACATTGTAG
- a CDS encoding tetratricopeptide repeat protein, producing the protein MSREPQVEIKESPKFRRVNIILGLLLVILTIAAFWQVQGHGFVFDDQAYIVENPRLQHPPTLDDIKWALTTNYAGFWHPIVWLSYMVDVKLQGSSPRGFHLTNLLLHIFNTLLLFSFLSKATKSAWRSAFVAGLFAIHPLHVESVAWVAERKDLLSTLFWMLTFLAYLRYVHSPRVRTYLPIIVFFILGLMSKPMLVTLPFLLLLLDWWPLRRTAFVRLPQPTSSSEDKETPVSQLVIEKIPLFILSAVFSVLAYVMQESNNALSGGFPFGIRFGNAVVSYVGYIWKMIWPRNLSAFYPHPGHNLPIWQAITAGVILLLVSVFALRSSKRMPYMTVGWLWYLGTLVPVIGFVQVGMFSMADRFTYVPLIGLFIMTAWGLPDLICRAWLDEASNESENKRSPILIFTASACIAAFALCTWIQVGYWHDNIKLFKRAIAVTSKNALACNNLGLAYECMNRVDDAIIWYSRALEIEPRYPFAHLNLGRALKKVGNIDEAVEHYIAAVQIKPDFAEAHNNLASILASKGKINEAIEEYQKSIAANPNYAEAHYNLALLLSEIGRFDDAVAHYKEALRLNPWDADVLCNLGLLLIQKRDFRSAEKHLHRAISIQPQMAEAHYGLAVILAVHGKYAEALHEIELCRKYGYAPNPELVRIINTEYRKSKANHETSVAPN; encoded by the coding sequence ATGTCTCGAGAACCACAAGTTGAAATTAAAGAAAGTCCTAAATTTCGGCGTGTCAATATAATACTTGGCTTGCTTCTTGTTATTTTGACAATCGCTGCCTTTTGGCAAGTGCAGGGCCACGGCTTTGTTTTTGATGACCAAGCCTATATCGTGGAGAATCCCCGCCTCCAGCATCCACCGACTCTTGATGACATTAAATGGGCATTAACGACAAACTATGCTGGATTTTGGCATCCCATCGTTTGGCTTTCCTATATGGTGGATGTCAAGCTTCAAGGCTCGTCGCCGAGGGGTTTTCACCTTACAAACCTATTGCTACACATATTCAACACCTTGTTGCTATTTAGCTTCCTGTCAAAAGCTACGAAATCAGCCTGGCGAAGTGCTTTTGTCGCGGGATTGTTTGCCATTCACCCACTTCATGTGGAATCGGTAGCATGGGTGGCTGAGAGAAAGGATCTTCTGAGCACTTTATTCTGGATGCTTACATTCTTGGCATATTTGCGATATGTTCATTCTCCGCGTGTTAGGACTTACTTACCCATAATTGTATTCTTTATCCTTGGTTTGATGTCCAAGCCAATGCTTGTTACGCTTCCATTTCTCCTCCTACTCCTTGACTGGTGGCCACTCCGGCGCACTGCCTTTGTTCGGTTGCCGCAACCGACTAGTTCTTCAGAGGACAAGGAGACACCAGTCTCGCAACTAGTGATTGAAAAAATACCTTTATTTATCCTTTCAGCAGTATTTTCGGTTTTAGCATACGTGATGCAGGAATCGAACAATGCGCTGAGCGGTGGATTTCCATTTGGCATCCGTTTTGGGAATGCTGTTGTTTCCTACGTGGGTTACATATGGAAGATGATTTGGCCACGAAATCTTTCTGCATTCTATCCACATCCTGGCCATAACCTTCCAATTTGGCAGGCTATTACGGCGGGTGTCATTCTGTTATTAGTCTCTGTGTTTGCCTTGAGGTCTTCTAAAAGAATGCCTTACATGACCGTTGGATGGCTCTGGTATCTTGGCACATTGGTGCCAGTGATTGGCTTTGTGCAAGTTGGCATGTTTTCCATGGCAGATAGATTCACATATGTGCCGCTTATTGGTCTTTTCATAATGACTGCTTGGGGGTTGCCGGATTTAATATGTAGAGCATGGTTGGATGAGGCAAGCAATGAAAGCGAAAATAAGAGGTCGCCTATTCTTATATTCACTGCCAGCGCCTGCATAGCAGCTTTTGCTTTGTGCACCTGGATACAAGTTGGTTACTGGCATGATAATATCAAATTATTCAAGCGTGCAATTGCGGTTACGTCCAAAAATGCATTGGCATGCAATAACCTAGGGCTTGCGTATGAATGCATGAATCGGGTTGATGATGCAATTATTTGGTACTCAAGAGCGCTAGAAATCGAACCTCGATATCCGTTTGCACATTTAAATCTTGGGCGTGCGCTGAAGAAGGTTGGCAATATTGATGAGGCGGTCGAACATTACATTGCCGCTGTTCAGATAAAGCCTGACTTTGCCGAAGCACACAACAACCTTGCTTCTATTCTTGCTAGCAAAGGGAAAATCAACGAGGCAATTGAAGAATATCAAAAATCAATCGCCGCGAATCCAAACTATGCGGAGGCTCACTACAATTTGGCGCTCCTACTCTCCGAAATTGGTCGTTTTGATGATGCCGTCGCCCACTATAAAGAAGCTTTGCGCCTCAACCCTTGGGACGCGGATGTCTTGTGCAACCTAGGCTTATTGCTTATTCAGAAGCGTGACTTCCGCAGTGCGGAAAAGCATCTGCATCGTGCAATTTCCATTCAGCCGCAAATGGCGGAGGCACACTATGGCCTTGCAGTGATTCTAGCTGTGCATGGAAAGTATGCTGAGGCCTTGCACGAAATTGAACTCTGCCGTAAATATGGCTATGCTCCAAATCCAGAGCTTGTAAGGATAATTAACACCGAATACAGAAAATCTAAAGCTAATCATGAGACATCAGTCGCACCTAATTAA
- a CDS encoding tetratricopeptide repeat protein has translation MNERLIFKIGLIIIIGTFAIFSPALYNQFVYDDEQYLLQNFHVRQGLTVNGLVWSFKSMYAANWHPLTWIAHMVDCSIYGLKPWGHRLSNLLIHSANAFFLFVLLVRLTGYVWRSAFVAALFAVHPLRLESVIWIAERKDVLSTLFFMLTLLAYARYVKSPTMWTYISMIVLYALGLMSKPMLVTLPLVLLLLDFWPIGRMGFISSSSLNCFPSKIRGLLIEKIPLFILALASSVVTFVAQKSGGAMSALNVSSLPSSVLNAFVSYVGYLFHMFWPARLAIYYPYPELKQLVWKGVLSGLLIIAITAFAFRMARRHPYLAFGWLWYLLTLIPVIGIIQVGGQAMADRYTYIPLIGIFVVVAWGVPKLVKFANANGKLAENRNEKLPLHAFPRYSVLPITGGLCLIAFTISTLIQIGYWRDNITLFSRALQISHRNYFAFNALGLALAKKERHDQAIPFYQKALEIAPRYFDAYINLGISLEAKGRLQEAFEQYMLALKINPKSAIVHNNLGVVLAKMGNFSDAKDEFEKAIQLDPTYAAANRNLKRLLRNLAGGSAMTAEDYYRLGLALLDQGKLKEAVAQFGKAVQLKPNHSGAWNALGTTLSKLGRLKEAEVCYNKLLEIEPNRPEPHEGLALVLYLQGKYSNAWREVMLCRKYGGTPNPNLVKLLEAKLLKP, from the coding sequence ATGAATGAACGCCTAATTTTCAAAATTGGTCTTATTATTATAATAGGAACTTTTGCCATCTTTTCCCCAGCCCTTTACAACCAATTTGTCTATGATGATGAACAGTATCTGCTCCAAAATTTCCATGTCCGCCAGGGGCTTACCGTCAATGGGTTAGTTTGGTCTTTTAAGTCAATGTATGCTGCTAATTGGCATCCTCTTACTTGGATAGCGCACATGGTTGATTGCAGTATTTATGGCTTGAAGCCTTGGGGGCATCGGCTGTCCAATTTGTTAATTCATTCGGCGAATGCTTTCTTTTTATTCGTTTTGTTGGTACGGCTAACTGGATATGTGTGGAGAAGTGCTTTCGTTGCCGCACTGTTTGCCGTACACCCGCTTCGATTGGAGTCAGTCATATGGATAGCTGAAAGAAAAGATGTCTTGAGTACTTTATTTTTCATGCTTACTCTTTTGGCGTACGCTAGGTATGTGAAATCTCCCACGATGTGGACGTACATTTCGATGATTGTGCTATATGCGCTAGGCCTCATGTCCAAACCGATGCTTGTAACGCTTCCGCTTGTGCTCCTTCTTTTGGATTTTTGGCCTATTGGGCGCATGGGGTTTATTAGTAGTTCTTCGTTAAATTGTTTTCCAAGCAAAATTAGAGGCTTGTTAATCGAGAAAATTCCATTGTTTATATTGGCACTGGCCTCTAGTGTTGTGACGTTTGTCGCGCAAAAATCGGGTGGGGCGATGTCTGCCCTTAATGTTTCCTCGCTCCCAAGTAGCGTTCTTAACGCATTCGTATCGTATGTTGGCTATTTATTCCATATGTTCTGGCCTGCTCGCTTGGCTATATACTACCCATACCCTGAGCTAAAACAGCTGGTTTGGAAAGGCGTTCTGTCGGGATTGCTTATAATTGCCATAACGGCATTTGCTTTCCGAATGGCAAGAAGACATCCTTACTTGGCGTTCGGGTGGCTTTGGTATTTGTTAACGCTTATTCCAGTCATCGGCATTATCCAAGTGGGCGGACAGGCGATGGCGGATAGATACACATACATACCATTAATAGGAATATTTGTGGTGGTTGCATGGGGAGTTCCTAAATTGGTTAAATTTGCGAATGCAAATGGGAAATTGGCAGAGAACAGAAACGAAAAGCTTCCGCTTCATGCTTTTCCTCGTTACAGTGTCCTCCCAATCACAGGAGGCTTATGCCTCATTGCTTTCACAATTTCAACTCTTATCCAAATTGGTTACTGGCGCGATAACATCACGCTATTTAGCCGAGCGCTCCAGATATCACATAGAAACTACTTTGCCTTCAATGCGCTAGGGCTGGCGCTTGCAAAAAAAGAGAGACACGACCAGGCAATACCTTTTTATCAAAAGGCTTTGGAGATAGCTCCTAGATATTTTGACGCCTATATCAATCTGGGCATAAGCCTTGAAGCAAAAGGAAGGCTTCAAGAAGCTTTTGAACAGTACATGCTTGCGTTGAAAATAAATCCAAAATCTGCAATCGTGCACAATAATTTGGGGGTTGTCCTTGCTAAGATGGGCAACTTCAGCGACGCAAAAGATGAGTTTGAAAAGGCCATTCAACTTGACCCCACATACGCTGCCGCGAATAGGAACCTTAAAAGATTGCTTAGAAATCTAGCTGGCGGTTCTGCAATGACAGCAGAGGACTACTATAGATTGGGGCTTGCTCTTTTAGACCAGGGGAAACTTAAGGAGGCAGTTGCCCAATTTGGGAAAGCTGTGCAGTTGAAACCCAATCACTCAGGCGCATGGAATGCTTTGGGAACGACTTTGTCGAAGCTGGGCAGGCTCAAAGAGGCAGAAGTATGTTACAATAAACTCTTAGAGATTGAGCCTAACCGACCTGAGCCACATGAGGGTCTTGCCCTTGTCCTTTATTTGCAGGGCAAGTATTCAAATGCATGGCGAGAGGTTATGTTGTGCCGAAAGTATGGCGGCACTCCTAATCCAAATTTGGTTAAGCTCCTTGAGGCTAAACTTCTCAAGCCTTGA
- a CDS encoding tetratricopeptide repeat protein, which translates to MVNKNIKKMSTERRKMNLALGVVLFLAILLRIVYFLQYKANAPYFSQVIVDSYYYDVWAQRVASGKGFGPMPFYMAPLYPYVLALVYRVFGHNLALVYVFQMILGVLNTFMVYLIARKLVGHTSGIFAVIFMLFYGPLIYLEPKIMTETLSVALNLGSILLLLIALERQSVPKFLVCGILLGLSAVCRANALLTAVIFIGWVFLSQRETGSLAKSVLPMVLGVVLAILPVTMRNYFVGNDFVLISSNGGIVFAQGNNEYANGVSAPLPGFSGSIGAQREEEMALAAKALGHPVKQSESAAYWFGQGIKFIRDHPGEFVWLLVRKVVWSLHNRESRCSYNFYLEQEIIPILRFLVLPFPLLAGLALFGFLRGLLKGMPRETNLVALYVVSIFLSLVIFSVSSRYRAPAVPALAIFAGFGVVQALKAARERDIGVLVRLVGCVVPILALSLVPYPIPAVTPEGPGNLGVSYLAVGKLDEAISQFERALDMKPDYTYVRNNLGIALARQGKLDEAIEEFRQVLAVNPRDVMAHKNLGMALKQQGNEDEAIMEFYEAVRIAPNFAIAHVLLADSLAQKGKFDEAIEHYSAAVALEPEDPKIRLSLGNVLYQAGRAKDAICEYLEVIRLKPDLAEAHNNLAVAYFRSGDYAKAWREVILARKYGMEPNSDFIQALSQKMPKPESE; encoded by the coding sequence ATGGTGAATAAGAACATAAAGAAGATGTCTACTGAACGGCGGAAGATGAACCTCGCCCTTGGAGTTGTTCTTTTCTTGGCAATCCTTCTCAGGATTGTTTATTTTCTCCAATACAAAGCTAATGCGCCATATTTTAGCCAAGTGATTGTGGACTCCTACTATTATGATGTCTGGGCGCAAAGGGTGGCGAGTGGAAAGGGATTTGGTCCAATGCCTTTCTATATGGCGCCGCTCTACCCATATGTGCTTGCGCTGGTATACAGGGTTTTCGGCCACAACCTAGCTTTGGTTTATGTTTTTCAAATGATCCTGGGAGTCCTTAATACATTCATGGTCTACTTGATTGCACGAAAGCTTGTGGGGCATACTTCGGGAATTTTCGCGGTTATCTTCATGCTCTTTTACGGACCTCTAATCTATCTTGAACCAAAGATTATGACCGAGACGCTTTCGGTAGCGCTGAACCTTGGGTCCATTCTTTTATTGCTGATCGCGCTTGAGCGGCAAAGTGTACCAAAATTCCTTGTTTGTGGAATCCTACTAGGCTTGAGTGCGGTGTGCAGAGCGAACGCACTTTTAACTGCTGTCATATTTATCGGGTGGGTATTCCTATCACAGCGGGAAACAGGTTCCTTAGCAAAAAGTGTTCTTCCAATGGTGCTTGGAGTCGTATTAGCGATATTGCCGGTCACCATGCGAAACTACTTTGTTGGTAATGACTTTGTCTTGATTTCGTCAAATGGAGGCATCGTCTTTGCTCAGGGAAATAACGAGTATGCAAACGGCGTTTCTGCGCCGCTTCCGGGGTTCAGCGGTTCGATAGGTGCCCAGCGCGAAGAAGAGATGGCTCTTGCGGCTAAAGCTCTCGGCCATCCAGTGAAGCAGTCTGAATCTGCTGCATATTGGTTTGGGCAAGGTATTAAGTTTATTCGCGACCACCCTGGTGAATTTGTATGGCTTCTAGTGCGCAAGGTGGTTTGGTCTCTCCACAATAGGGAATCAAGATGTAGCTATAACTTTTACCTTGAGCAAGAAATTATACCCATACTGCGTTTTTTAGTTTTGCCATTTCCTTTGCTTGCCGGCTTAGCACTCTTTGGTTTCCTTCGAGGGCTTTTAAAAGGCATGCCTCGAGAGACAAACCTAGTTGCCCTTTATGTGGTTTCCATATTCCTTAGCCTGGTCATCTTTTCGGTTAGTTCTAGATACAGAGCTCCAGCAGTACCGGCACTGGCGATATTTGCCGGGTTTGGGGTTGTCCAAGCGCTGAAAGCTGCTCGGGAGCGAGACATTGGTGTGTTAGTGCGGCTGGTTGGTTGCGTGGTTCCAATCTTGGCGCTGTCTCTTGTTCCTTACCCAATCCCTGCTGTAACGCCTGAAGGTCCAGGAAATCTTGGTGTTAGCTACCTGGCCGTAGGCAAGCTTGATGAGGCAATCTCGCAATTTGAGCGAGCACTGGATATGAAACCTGACTATACATATGTGCGAAATAACCTAGGAATTGCCCTTGCCAGGCAGGGGAAGCTTGACGAGGCGATTGAGGAGTTTAGACAGGTGCTTGCTGTAAATCCCAGGGATGTTATGGCACATAAGAACCTTGGGATGGCGCTTAAACAGCAGGGCAATGAGGACGAGGCTATCATGGAGTTTTATGAGGCTGTGAGGATTGCACCTAACTTTGCAATCGCGCACGTTCTGCTTGCCGATTCGCTAGCTCAGAAAGGTAAGTTTGATGAGGCAATCGAACATTACTCGGCTGCTGTTGCTTTGGAGCCGGAAGACCCAAAAATTCGCTTGTCGCTTGGCAATGTTCTTTATCAAGCTGGCAGGGCCAAAGATGCGATTTGCGAATACCTCGAAGTGATTAGGCTCAAACCTGACCTAGCAGAGGCACACAACAATTTGGCTGTGGCTTATTTTAGAAGTGGGGATTATGCCAAAGCATGGCGCGAGGTCATTCTTGCAAGAAAGTATGGCATGGAGCCAAACTCAGATTTTATTCAGGCGCTATCACAGAAAATGCCAAAGCCTGAGAGTGAGTAA